The following are encoded in a window of Urocitellus parryii isolate mUroPar1 chromosome 7, mUroPar1.hap1, whole genome shotgun sequence genomic DNA:
- the LOC144256145 gene encoding olfactory receptor 1L4-like has product MALVNLTSGPEFLLLGLMDDTVAHPVLFLLFLSVYLLSAMGNLSMVVLVRSDGALCSPMYYFLGHLSFVDACFTTVTVPRLLVSLLHPAQAISFQACFAQMYFFVALGITESYLLAAMSYDRAVAVCRPLHYTAVMTPWRCRALVGASWAVAHLHSLLHTLLISALSYPHCAPVRHFFCDMTVMLSLATSDTSTAETAIFSEGLAVVLTPLLLVSLSYAHILVAVLQVRSAGGSRRAFSTCGAHLVVVSLFFGSVLSVYFRPSSAYSARYDRLASVVYAVVTPTLNPFIYSLRNKEVKGALKRGLRCRAAPQDV; this is encoded by the coding sequence ATGGCTCTGGTCAACCTCACATCCGGCCCCGAGTTCCTCCTCCTTGGCCTGATGGATGACACAGTCGCCCATCCAGTGTTGTTCCTGCTCTTCCTCAGCGTCTATCTGCTCAGCGCCATGGGCAACCTGAGCATGGTGGTACTGGTGAGGTCCGATGGGGCTCTGTGCTCCCCTATGTATTACTTCTTGGGTCACCTGAGCTTTGTGGATGCCTGCTTTACCACGGTCACGGTCCCCCGACTGCTGGTCAGCCTGCTCCACCCAGCTCAGGCCATATCCTTCCAAGCATGCTTTGCCCAGATGTACTTCTTTGTGGCTCTGGGCATCACCGAGAGCTACCTCCTGGCGGCCATGTCCTACGACCGCGCGGTGGCCGTCTGCCGGCCACTGCACTACACTGCGGTCATGACACCCTGGCGCTGCAGGGCGCTGGTGGGTGCGTCCTGGGCGGTGGCCCACCTGCACTCGCTGCTCCACACCCTGCTCATCTCCGCGCTCTCCTACCCCCACTGTGCCCCCGTGCGCCACTTTTTTTGTGACATGACGGTGATGCTGAGCTTGGCGACCTCAGACACGTCCACTGCAGAGACTGCCATCTTCTCCGAGGGCCTGGCGGTGGTGCTGACCCCTCTGCTTCTTGTGTCGCTTTCCTATGCGCACATCCTAGTCGCGGTGCTTCAAGTGCGGTCTGCAGGAGGCAGTCGCCGTGCCTTCTCCACCTGCGGGGCCCACCTGGTGGTGGTGTCGCTTTTCTTTGGCTCTGTCCTGTCGGTGTATTTCCGACCTTCATCCGCCTACTCTGCGCGTTACGACCGCCTGGCCAGCGTGGTGTATGCAGTGGTCACACCGACCTTGAACCCATTCATCTACAGCCTTCGCAACAAAGAGGTCAAAGGCGCTCTAAAAAGGGGGCTCAGATGCCGAGCTGCACCCCAAGATGTGTAA